One window of the Salvia splendens isolate huo1 chromosome 1, SspV2, whole genome shotgun sequence genome contains the following:
- the LOC121749919 gene encoding pharyngeal muscle protein 2-like: MELNEVEKQGEMKMVEIVEQGEEVEQQLHDAGPVEGPEEMIIPTDREVEEADVNTEEPRVKATVTTEAEQPVLTAEEVERHLAATVSEAERMELDVEAQEFENGMTVNEEENPTERAEMGPVEGVETNTTVPEKREVVIVTDEEDETEKVLLHAEIVQPEAEAVVFLTYQGRPARDETSEKRFEEEQPRQTLRQKIRETVESPTRSTAGVPRRRRRLIIVEEPEDEEDVFFSPMDARPSQVQPDAPYEANDSERERRERKREGEDHCYSSKEEAKAAINNLGDSRGKTESRRKRFS; the protein is encoded by the coding sequence ATGGAATTAAACGAGGTCGAGAAACAGGGGGAAATGAAAATGGTGGAAATAGTGGAGCAAGGAGAAGAAGTCGAACAGCAGTTGCACGATGCTGGCCCGGTTGAAGGACCCGAGGAAATGATAATTCCTACTGATAGAGAGGTGGAGGAGGCTGATGTGAACACTGAGGAACCGAGAGTTAAGGCGACTGTTACTACGGAAGCAGAGCAACCAGTACTTACCGCGGAAGAGGTTGAAAGACATTTGGCTGCAACCGTGTCTGAAGCCGAAAGAATGGAATTGGATGTTGAGGCGCAGGAATTTGAAAATGGCATGACGGTGAATGAAGAGGAGAACCCCACTGAGAGGGCGGAAATGGGCCCTGTTGAGGGCGTTGAAACAAACACAACTGTACCGGAGAAAAGAGAGGTGGTGATTGTGACTGATGAGGAGGATGAGACTGAGAAGGTGCTTCTTCATGCCGAGATTGTTCAACCAGAGGCAGAGGCCGTTGTCTTCCTTACCTATCAAGGGCGACCAGCCAGAGACGAGACTTCAGAGAAGAGGTTTGAAGAGGAACAACCTAGACAGACCCTGAGACAGAAAATAAGGGAGACTGTGGAAAGCCCAACAAGGAGTACAGCTGGCGTGCCTCGCCGTAGAAGGAGACTCATCATTGTTGAGGAACCTGAGGATGAGGAAGATGTTTTCTTCTCACCGATGGATGCGCGGCCTAGTCAGGTACAACCGGATGCCCCATATGAGGCAAATGATAGTGAAAGAGaaaggagagaaagaaaaagggaaggggaagaccATTGCTACTCCAGTAAAGAAGAAGCCAAGGCAGCCATTAACAACCTTGGTGATTCAAGAGGGAAGACAGAGAGTCGAAGAAAGAGATTTTCATGA